Proteins from a genomic interval of Nostoc sp. TCL240-02:
- a CDS encoding universal stress protein, producing the protein MLKNILIALDGSEMGERVIQSLDNLVLSKDAKVIICHVFPTPESEMEIPADRPQPESPTFSYFQLEKQLQSYQQKLSVPSELELVTGDPAEEIIRLANIYKANLIIIGSRGLIGMKRIVQRSVSSQVVEEANCSVLVVKPN; encoded by the coding sequence GTGCTAAAGAATATTTTGATAGCTCTGGATGGTTCGGAAATGGGAGAACGAGTAATTCAGAGTTTAGATAATTTGGTGTTATCAAAAGATGCCAAGGTTATTATCTGTCATGTATTTCCTACACCAGAGTCTGAAATGGAAATACCTGCTGATCGTCCTCAGCCGGAGTCCCCAACATTTTCTTATTTTCAACTGGAAAAACAGCTGCAATCCTATCAGCAAAAATTATCAGTCCCAAGTGAGTTAGAACTGGTAACTGGCGATCCTGCCGAAGAGATTATTCGTCTTGCCAATATTTACAAAGCTAACTTAATTATAATTGGTAGTCGGGGATTGATTGGCATGAAGCGAATTGTCCAGCGTTCTGTAAGCAGTCAAGTTGTGGAAGAAGCTAATTGTTCGGTGTTGGTGGTAAAACCGAATTAG
- the hslO gene encoding Hsp33 family molecular chaperone HslO codes for MADQLIRATAAEGGIRAVGVITTRLTEEARQRHKLSYVATAALGRTMAAGLLMASSMKRSGSRVNVRVKGDGPLGGILVDAGLDGTVRGYVGNPSIELPPNAKGKLDVGGAVGGGYLYVVRDVGYGYPYSSTVELVSGEIGDDVAHYLVNSEQTPSALVLGVFVAAGGVTAAGGLLVQVLPKAARDEALVETLESRVAGLAGFTPLLQAGKNLTEIFSDLLGDMGLEIFSERQMLRFHCGCSFDRVLGALKILGETELQDMIVKDNGAEATCDFCGNVYQASSDQLAQLIADLQTESTVSV; via the coding sequence ATGGCGGATCAGTTAATTCGTGCAACAGCAGCCGAAGGTGGAATTCGTGCCGTAGGTGTGATCACCACACGTTTAACAGAAGAAGCACGGCAGCGACACAAGCTTTCATACGTGGCAACAGCAGCACTGGGTCGCACTATGGCGGCGGGCTTGTTAATGGCTTCTAGTATGAAGCGAAGTGGATCAAGGGTCAATGTGCGGGTGAAGGGCGATGGCCCTTTAGGCGGCATATTGGTAGATGCCGGCTTAGATGGTACGGTACGCGGGTATGTGGGGAATCCATCTATAGAATTACCTCCTAATGCCAAAGGTAAGTTAGATGTTGGTGGTGCAGTGGGTGGTGGCTACCTCTACGTTGTGCGAGATGTTGGTTATGGTTATCCTTACTCTAGTACGGTAGAACTAGTTTCTGGCGAAATTGGCGATGATGTGGCTCATTATCTGGTGAATTCGGAACAAACACCTTCAGCTTTAGTTTTAGGTGTGTTTGTGGCAGCAGGGGGAGTAACTGCGGCTGGAGGATTACTAGTACAAGTGTTACCTAAAGCAGCCAGAGATGAAGCCCTCGTAGAAACCTTAGAATCACGGGTTGCTGGTTTGGCAGGATTTACGCCATTATTGCAAGCTGGGAAGAATTTGACTGAAATCTTTAGCGACCTCTTGGGAGACATGGGCCTGGAAATCTTCTCCGAACGGCAAATGCTGCGCTTCCATTGCGGTTGTTCTTTTGATCGCGTTTTGGGGGCACTGAAAATTTTGGGAGAAACCGAACTGCAAGATATGATTGTTAAAGATAATGGTGCTGAAGCAACTTGCGACTTTTGCGGCAACGTTTACCAGGCAAGTAGCGATCAGTTAGCTCAACTAATTGCCGATTTGCAGACTGAATCTACTGTTTCAGTATAA
- a CDS encoding chromosome segregation ATPase produces the protein MTERDIPDSWSSASDREPDQNKRLSRTEQFGETQPFGVPPTGSTSKSVKRRKKNDTQGLPINSHSGETAKLSSASGKWPRWMKSWTLWLVLLMLIPGSVGLLAMAMLLKLPAAPNCPSIFWPLASASVRLHCAQLAASKQTVNDLLQAIALVKQLPSNHPLHGEIDRFIEEWSRDILKLADQSFQTGNLEEAIATARKIPEDVAAYKLVDEQVDKWQSIWTKAEETYNGAIAEVKERRWQSAFMLSAKMLRVDNQYWAGTKYDQLNRLIAAAREDGDKLGKAESLASSKVVDNLLEAIKLAESIGQESYLYQKAQEAIPAFGRKMLELAQAKLDKRDADEALNIARQIPESTKLQGETDDFIAIADAKRSAWIGNVSGLEAAIAQAQQIDPSRPVYNEAQQLIARWQLEIEDVANLEKARMLASQGTVPNLTAAIAQVQLIPASNPRATEARQEIDRWQAQVETIEDQPYLERAEQIAVFDDINSLQAAIAQASEIRRGRALYPEARKRIRTWIGKIQRIQDQPYLDQAQELAQSGNLTAAISAAQQIASSGRALSQEAQAAINDWEGQIRTRENWKKAQEVGAAGTPEALVEAIRLADRVSNNSILRMDANLAIDQWSQQLLEIARSQGQSDIARGIDIAKSIPRGSAAYSAAQEQIKTWQDFLNPKPEPQPQPQTESPPFPQSTTNGQ, from the coding sequence ATGACAGAGCGGGATATTCCAGACAGTTGGTCTTCAGCCAGTGATAGAGAGCCAGATCAAAACAAAAGATTATCCCGAACAGAACAATTCGGTGAAACTCAACCATTTGGTGTCCCACCTACTGGTTCTACTTCCAAGTCAGTGAAGCGGCGAAAAAAAAACGATACACAAGGATTACCTATAAATAGTCATTCAGGAGAGACTGCCAAACTCAGTAGTGCTTCTGGGAAATGGCCACGCTGGATGAAAAGCTGGACATTGTGGCTAGTACTACTAATGTTGATTCCCGGCAGTGTAGGATTATTGGCAATGGCAATGCTGCTAAAGTTGCCGGCTGCTCCTAATTGCCCCTCGATTTTCTGGCCCCTAGCTAGTGCTTCTGTGCGGCTACATTGCGCTCAGTTGGCGGCTTCTAAGCAAACAGTCAACGACCTCTTGCAAGCGATCGCTCTGGTGAAGCAACTACCATCAAATCATCCGTTGCATGGAGAAATCGATCGTTTCATCGAAGAATGGTCGCGGGATATTTTGAAGCTAGCCGATCAAAGTTTCCAAACAGGGAATTTAGAGGAAGCGATCGCTACTGCTCGCAAGATACCCGAAGATGTGGCAGCCTATAAACTAGTTGATGAACAAGTTGACAAATGGCAGTCAATTTGGACAAAGGCAGAAGAAACATACAACGGTGCGATCGCAGAAGTAAAAGAGCGGCGCTGGCAATCGGCGTTCATGTTATCCGCCAAAATGCTGCGTGTAGACAATCAATACTGGGCGGGCACTAAATACGACCAATTGAATCGTCTAATCGCCGCAGCGCGAGAAGATGGCGATAAGTTAGGAAAAGCGGAAAGTTTAGCAAGCAGCAAAGTAGTCGATAATTTACTGGAAGCCATCAAGCTAGCTGAGTCTATTGGGCAGGAAAGTTATCTTTACCAAAAAGCTCAGGAAGCGATTCCCGCATTTGGACGCAAAATGCTGGAATTGGCACAGGCAAAACTAGACAAGCGGGATGCCGATGAAGCATTGAATATTGCTAGACAAATTCCAGAGAGTACAAAACTACAGGGTGAAACAGACGACTTTATCGCCATAGCTGACGCGAAAAGAAGTGCTTGGATAGGTAACGTTTCTGGTTTAGAGGCCGCGATCGCTCAAGCACAACAAATCGATCCTTCTAGACCAGTGTATAACGAAGCCCAGCAACTGATTGCTCGTTGGCAGTTGGAAATTGAAGATGTTGCCAATCTAGAAAAAGCGAGAATGTTGGCTAGCCAGGGAACAGTCCCTAATTTAACAGCAGCGATCGCCCAAGTACAGCTTATCCCTGCTAGTAACCCCCGGGCTACAGAAGCGAGGCAAGAGATAGATCGCTGGCAGGCCCAAGTGGAGACGATTGAAGACCAACCTTACTTAGAACGTGCCGAGCAGATAGCTGTATTTGATGATATCAACTCTTTGCAAGCTGCGATCGCTCAGGCTAGCGAAATTCGTAGAGGTCGGGCATTATATCCAGAAGCACGGAAAAGAATTCGGACTTGGATAGGAAAAATTCAGCGAATTCAAGACCAACCCTACTTGGATCAAGCACAAGAACTGGCTCAGAGTGGAAATCTCACCGCCGCCATTAGCGCCGCTCAACAAATTGCCTCGTCGGGAAGGGCGCTTTCACAAGAAGCGCAAGCTGCGATAAATGATTGGGAAGGGCAAATCCGTACTAGAGAAAACTGGAAAAAAGCCCAGGAAGTGGGCGCGGCTGGTACGCCAGAAGCTTTGGTTGAAGCAATACGGCTGGCAGATCGGGTTTCAAACAATAGCATTTTACGTATGGATGCGAATCTGGCTATTGACCAATGGAGTCAGCAGTTGTTAGAAATAGCCCGCTCTCAAGGTCAGTCTGATATTGCTAGAGGGATTGATATTGCAAAATCGATTCCACGCGGTAGTGCTGCTTACAGTGCGGCGCAAGAGCAAATTAAGACTTGGCAGGATTTTTTGAATCCTAAACCTGAGCCTCAGCCTCAACCCCAGACTGAATCTCCACCATTTCCTCAATCAACTACTAATGGGCAGTAA